Proteins encoded in a region of the Bradyrhizobium sp. CB3481 genome:
- a CDS encoding alpha/beta fold hydrolase produces MTNFARIAAVIAVLLFLCADVALAGDVPPRLVEFESPLAGPQALQGYLRLPDGPGPSPAVVLMHGCGGAWRGIDARWGKRLAEWGYVTLAIDRFGTRGITNACTGAMPPSTLLDAYRALNFLAEQSSVDPSRVAVVGFSQGGMLALLSVERGELERSSEQKFRAAVGFYPLCAGIKGNMTVPTLILIGELDDWAPASECRNLAEGRDDWGISREKGKGVPIEIAVYPGAHHDFDVPTFTTPVKILGHHLEFNETARDRSVDALRKFLHATIGGKEKQP; encoded by the coding sequence ATGACGAACTTCGCCAGAATAGCCGCCGTGATAGCCGTGCTCCTGTTCCTTTGCGCGGACGTCGCGCTTGCGGGCGATGTGCCGCCACGCCTCGTCGAATTCGAAAGCCCGCTGGCGGGCCCACAGGCGCTGCAGGGCTATTTGCGATTGCCCGATGGTCCCGGCCCCTCGCCCGCCGTCGTGCTGATGCATGGCTGCGGCGGCGCCTGGCGGGGCATTGACGCGCGCTGGGGCAAGCGGCTGGCGGAGTGGGGCTATGTCACGCTGGCGATCGACCGCTTCGGCACACGTGGCATCACCAACGCCTGCACCGGTGCAATGCCGCCATCGACGCTGCTCGATGCCTATCGCGCGCTGAATTTCCTTGCCGAACAATCGTCCGTCGACCCCAGCCGCGTGGCCGTCGTGGGATTTTCGCAAGGCGGCATGCTCGCCCTGCTGTCGGTCGAGCGCGGCGAGCTCGAACGAAGCTCAGAGCAAAAATTCCGCGCGGCCGTCGGCTTCTATCCGCTCTGCGCGGGCATCAAGGGCAACATGACGGTGCCGACGCTGATCCTGATCGGCGAGCTTGACGACTGGGCGCCGGCAAGCGAATGCCGCAACCTCGCCGAGGGCCGCGACGATTGGGGTATCTCGCGCGAGAAAGGCAAGGGAGTGCCGATCGAGATCGCCGTCTATCCCGGCGCCCACCATGATTTTGACGTGCCGACTTTCACGACGCCCGTGAAGATTCTCGGCCATCACCTCGAATTCAACGAGACGGCGCGGGATCGGTCCGTCGACGCCTTGCGGAAATTCCTGCATGCGACCATCGGCGGCAAGGAGAAGCAGCCATGA
- a CDS encoding amidohydrolase family protein produces the protein MPKLKLPDIEKVTAIDIHTHAEEPCGLHADDGYDDFQERMAEYFKSPHKHPPTVPETAAYYRSKNIAAVIFPVDAERETGFRRYNNYEMLEVASDHLDVLIPFVSIDPHKGKLGVREARKLIEEYGVRGFKFHPTMQGFYANDRLAYPLYEAINEGGAIALFHTGQTGVGSGMPGGMGMRLKYSNPMYMDDVAADFPDLKIILAHPSFPWQEEALSVATHKPNVYIDLSGWSPKYFPPILVRYINSILQDKMLFGSDWPVITPDRWLADFAKLEIREEIRPKVMKANARKILGI, from the coding sequence ATGCCCAAGCTCAAGCTGCCCGATATCGAGAAAGTCACAGCCATCGACATCCACACCCATGCGGAGGAGCCCTGCGGCCTGCATGCCGACGACGGCTATGACGATTTCCAGGAGCGCATGGCGGAGTATTTCAAATCGCCGCACAAGCATCCGCCGACCGTGCCGGAGACCGCGGCCTACTACCGCTCGAAGAACATCGCGGCCGTGATCTTCCCTGTTGATGCCGAGCGCGAGACCGGTTTCCGCCGCTACAACAATTACGAGATGCTGGAGGTTGCCTCCGACCATCTCGATGTCCTGATCCCGTTCGTCTCGATCGATCCGCACAAGGGCAAGCTCGGCGTACGCGAGGCGCGCAAGCTGATCGAGGAATACGGCGTTCGCGGCTTCAAATTCCATCCGACCATGCAGGGTTTTTACGCCAACGATCGGCTGGCCTATCCGCTCTATGAAGCGATCAACGAGGGCGGCGCGATCGCGCTGTTCCACACCGGGCAGACCGGCGTCGGCAGCGGCATGCCCGGCGGCATGGGGATGCGGCTGAAATATTCCAACCCAATGTACATGGACGACGTCGCGGCTGACTTCCCCGACCTCAAGATCATCCTCGCGCATCCCTCCTTCCCCTGGCAGGAAGAGGCGCTGTCGGTCGCGACCCACAAGCCGAACGTCTATATCGACCTGTCCGGCTGGTCGCCGAAATATTTCCCGCCGATCCTGGTGCGCTACATTAACTCGATCTTGCAGGACAAAATGCTGTTCGGCTCGGACTGGCCTGTCATCACGCCGGACCGCTGGCTTGCGGATTTTGCGAAACTCGAGATCCGCGAGGAAATCAGGCCGAAGGTGATGAAGGCCAACGCGCGGAAGATTTTGGGCATCTAA
- a CDS encoding MaoC family dehydratase N-terminal domain-containing protein — protein MGTAQAFETDFWKDANLRKVWDDIVPGEPRKTIPYTLTKEAIELYCKSVGETHPIYFDEAYAKTTRYGGVIAPPSIHILLMFSCTPADDWMRSPGTVNAGQSWSYNVPARPGDVITLQARALDKFIKRERLFVVHDNVFFNQKGDVICSGRGWTIRPM, from the coding sequence ATGGGAACAGCGCAGGCTTTCGAGACCGATTTCTGGAAAGACGCCAATTTGCGAAAGGTCTGGGACGACATTGTTCCCGGCGAGCCCCGCAAGACCATTCCCTACACGCTGACCAAGGAAGCGATCGAGCTGTACTGCAAGTCGGTCGGCGAGACCCATCCGATTTATTTCGACGAGGCTTACGCGAAGACCACCCGCTATGGCGGCGTGATCGCGCCGCCGTCGATCCACATCCTGCTGATGTTTTCCTGCACGCCGGCAGACGACTGGATGCGCTCGCCGGGCACGGTGAATGCCGGGCAGTCCTGGAGCTACAACGTTCCGGCACGCCCTGGCGACGTCATCACGCTGCAGGCCCGCGCGCTCGACAAGTTCATCAAGCGCGAAAGGCTGTTCGTGGTGCACGACAATGTCTTCTTCAACCAGAAGGGCGACGTAATCTGTTCCGGCCGCGGCTGGACGATTCGGCCGATGTGA
- a CDS encoding MaoC family dehydratase: protein MTTTFEKLRAGDAIDGPAFAVSRESIRLFCDASLDYNPLHLDDDYMKGSFGKTNFGGIIMHGMNNFGLISRMITDWAYPAGAIHRRLETRWVKPVKPGDTIQPSGIIKAKQVSEKSRWVLIDVVVKNQVGEKVATGEALVEFPRDLFCQ, encoded by the coding sequence ATGACCACGACGTTCGAAAAGCTCAGGGCGGGTGACGCCATCGATGGACCCGCCTTCGCGGTGAGCCGCGAATCCATCCGCCTGTTTTGCGATGCCTCGCTCGATTACAACCCGCTGCATCTCGACGACGACTACATGAAGGGCAGCTTCGGCAAGACCAATTTCGGCGGCATCATCATGCACGGCATGAACAATTTCGGGCTGATCTCGCGCATGATCACCGACTGGGCCTATCCGGCCGGCGCCATCCACCGCCGCCTGGAGACGCGATGGGTCAAGCCGGTTAAGCCCGGCGACACCATCCAGCCCTCCGGAATCATCAAGGCCAAGCAGGTGAGCGAAAAGTCCCGCTGGGTCTTGATCGACGTTGTCGTGAAGAACCAGGTGGGCGAAAAGGTCGCGACCGGCGAGGCCCTGGTCGAGTTCCCCCGCGACCTGTTTTGTCAGTGA
- the ykgO gene encoding type B 50S ribosomal protein L36, whose amino-acid sequence MKVRNSLKSLRGRHRNNRLVRRKGRVYVINKVQRRFKARQG is encoded by the coding sequence ATGAAAGTCCGTAACTCCTTGAAATCGCTGCGCGGGCGTCACCGCAACAACCGTCTGGTCCGCCGCAAGGGCCGGGTCTACGTGATCAACAAGGTGCAGCGCCGCTTCAAGGCCCGCCAAGGCTAA
- a CDS encoding tetratricopeptide repeat protein — translation MLPRFPLPRNCRIAVLAAVLAAVPAVAFAQAQNDPRVIPPPKAQKKLPEAPSKLPQIGADRTRGLDFLFGALKAAPDEASAKHVEARIWAQWMKTPSDTAALLMLRAKAAMDAQQADVALKLLDAVIKLRPDYTEAWNRRATLYYLKNDYTRSLEDIRQVLIREPRHFGALAGLGMIMQDIGDEKRALEAFRKALAVNPHLEKVPELVKTLTEKVEGRDI, via the coding sequence ATGCTTCCAAGATTCCCGCTTCCCCGTAACTGCCGGATCGCGGTCCTCGCCGCGGTCCTGGCCGCCGTGCCGGCGGTCGCATTCGCCCAGGCCCAGAACGACCCCCGGGTCATTCCCCCGCCGAAAGCCCAGAAGAAGCTGCCGGAAGCGCCAAGCAAGCTTCCTCAGATCGGCGCCGACCGTACCCGCGGACTGGATTTCCTGTTCGGCGCGCTCAAGGCCGCCCCGGATGAAGCCAGCGCCAAGCATGTCGAGGCGCGGATCTGGGCGCAGTGGATGAAAACTCCGAGCGATACGGCGGCGCTTTTGATGCTGCGCGCCAAGGCCGCGATGGACGCGCAGCAGGCCGACGTTGCGCTGAAACTGCTCGATGCCGTCATCAAGCTACGTCCCGATTATACCGAGGCATGGAACCGGCGCGCGACGCTGTACTATCTGAAGAACGACTACACCCGTTCACTGGAGGACATCCGGCAGGTGCTGATCCGCGAGCCCCGGCATTTCGGCGCGCTGGCCGGGCTCGGCATGATCATGCAGGACATCGGCGACGAGAAGCGCGCGCTGGAAGCCTTCCGCAAGGCGCTGGCCGTCAATCCGCATCTGGAGAAGGTGCCGGAGCTCGTCAAAACCCTCACCGAAAAGGTCGAAGGCCGCGATATCTGA
- a CDS encoding alpha/beta hydrolase has product MVVVIVVAALAVLALVTQVGVFLAERAHPAQGRMIEVAGGALHILDIGPRDAAGPPVVMLHGASSNLEVMRQPVGELLSRKHRVILIDRPGHGWSTRARLEDSTPEIQARMVEEALAKIGVTSAIFVVHSWSGALGARIALDYPQAVAGLVMLAPVAYPWPGGVGRYNRLIATPVIGPLFAYTITLPLGLLLVDSGSRGVFLPQTMPDGFVRNTATPLLLRPREFIANARDLVTLKDAVAGQSPRYGEIKAPVTIITGEADKTVSTDRHSRPFAAAAPNVKLIVLPGVGHMIQQAVPDLVIAEVEAMVAALPSVEAAAAH; this is encoded by the coding sequence ATGGTGGTGGTGATTGTGGTGGCGGCGCTGGCGGTGCTGGCGCTGGTCACGCAAGTCGGCGTTTTTCTGGCCGAGCGGGCTCACCCGGCGCAGGGCAGGATGATCGAGGTGGCCGGTGGCGCCCTCCACATCCTGGATATCGGCCCGCGCGATGCCGCTGGTCCGCCGGTCGTGATGCTGCACGGCGCAAGTTCCAATCTCGAAGTCATGCGGCAGCCGGTCGGGGAACTGCTCAGCCGAAAGCACCGCGTGATTCTGATCGACCGTCCCGGGCACGGCTGGAGCACCCGCGCCCGCCTTGAGGATTCCACGCCCGAGATCCAGGCCCGGATGGTCGAGGAGGCGCTGGCCAAAATCGGCGTTACCAGCGCGATTTTTGTGGTGCATTCCTGGTCCGGCGCCTTAGGCGCGCGGATCGCGCTGGATTACCCGCAGGCCGTCGCCGGTCTCGTGATGCTGGCGCCGGTCGCCTATCCGTGGCCTGGCGGTGTCGGCCGCTACAACCGTCTGATCGCAACGCCGGTCATTGGTCCGCTCTTCGCCTACACGATCACGCTGCCGCTCGGCCTGTTGCTGGTGGATTCCGGCAGCCGCGGCGTCTTCCTGCCGCAGACCATGCCGGACGGTTTTGTCAGGAATACCGCAACGCCGCTGTTGCTGCGGCCGCGCGAATTCATCGCCAACGCGCGCGATCTGGTGACGCTGAAGGACGCGGTTGCCGGGCAGTCGCCGCGCTATGGAGAGATCAAGGCGCCGGTCACCATCATCACCGGCGAGGCCGACAAGACGGTGTCGACCGACCGGCATTCACGTCCCTTTGCGGCGGCCGCGCCGAACGTGAAGCTGATCGTGCTGCCCGGCGTCGGCCACATGATCCAGCAGGCGGTTCCCGACCTCGTCATCGCCGAAGTCGAGGCGATGGTCGCAGCGCTGCCGAGCGTCGAGGCTGCGGCGGCACATTAA
- a CDS encoding antibiotic biosynthesis monooxygenase has protein sequence MYAAIRQGKAKAGKAEELTRRIKEGAIPVISGVEGFMGYYVVYAPDDTVIAISLFNNFAAAEESNRRALAWIEHDLAPLLTGPATATAGPVIVHTLA, from the coding sequence ATGTATGCCGCCATTCGTCAGGGCAAGGCCAAGGCCGGCAAGGCCGAAGAACTCACACGCAGGATCAAGGAAGGCGCCATACCAGTCATCAGCGGGGTCGAAGGCTTCATGGGCTATTACGTGGTCTACGCGCCCGACGACACCGTGATCGCAATCAGCCTGTTCAACAATTTTGCCGCCGCCGAGGAATCCAACCGGCGCGCACTGGCATGGATCGAGCACGATCTCGCGCCGCTATTGACGGGACCGGCGACCGCAACCGCCGGCCCGGTGATCGTGCATACACTGGCGTGA
- the cycA gene encoding cytochrome c-550 CycA, translating to MKKLTLTALVALTSMTAASAAMAQDAAAGKTSFNKCLACHAIGEGAKNKVGPVLNGLDGRKSGSVEGYSYSDANKNSGITWGKDVFLEYIKDPKAKIPGTKMVFAGIKNEKEANDLWAYVSSFDKDGKQK from the coding sequence ATGAAGAAATTGACTTTGACTGCGCTGGTTGCCCTCACCTCGATGACCGCAGCATCCGCCGCAATGGCGCAGGACGCCGCCGCCGGCAAGACCTCGTTCAACAAGTGCCTGGCTTGCCACGCGATCGGCGAAGGCGCCAAGAACAAGGTAGGCCCCGTGCTGAACGGCCTCGATGGCCGCAAGTCCGGCAGCGTCGAGGGCTATTCCTACTCGGACGCCAACAAGAATTCCGGCATCACCTGGGGCAAGGACGTGTTCCTCGAATACATCAAGGACCCGAAGGCGAAGATTCCCGGCACCAAGATGGTGTTCGCCGGCATCAAGAACGAGAAGGAAGCCAACGACCTCTGGGCGTACGTCTCCTCGTTCGACAAGGACGGCAAGCAGAAGTAA
- a CDS encoding FAD-linked oxidase C-terminal domain-containing protein, protein MAIMMPAADQAVLGRRGEIVAALRAIVPGEGVIDTPAEMQVYESDGLTAYRQPPMVVVLPDTTEQVSRVLKYCHEHGIKVVPRGSGTSLSGGALPIADGVLLGLGKFKRIREIDFDNRVVVTEPGVTNLAISQAVAHAGFYYAPDPSSQIACSIGGNVAENSGGVHCLKYGMTTNNVLGCEIVLMSGEILRIGGKAAENSGYDLMGIITGSEGLLGVITEITVRILQKPETARALMVGFAEVEAAGECVARIIGAGIIPGGMEMMDKPAIHAAEAFVHAGYPLEVEALLIIELDGPQIEVDELIKRVEAIAKGCGSVTLQISTSEAERNLFWAGRKAAFPAVGRISPDYLCMDGTIPRGALPKALARIRDLSVKYDLRVANVFHAGDGNLHPLILYDANKPGEIERAEAFGADILRACVEFGGVLTGEHGVGIEKRDLMPEMFSEIDLNQQQRLKCAFDAHGLLNPGKVFPTLHRCAELGRMHVHAGKLAFPDLPRF, encoded by the coding sequence ATGGCCATCATGATGCCGGCCGCCGATCAGGCGGTTCTCGGCCGCCGCGGCGAGATCGTGGCCGCCCTGCGCGCAATCGTGCCGGGCGAGGGCGTCATCGATACGCCGGCCGAAATGCAGGTCTACGAATCTGATGGTCTCACCGCCTACCGGCAACCTCCGATGGTCGTTGTGCTGCCCGACACCACCGAGCAGGTCTCGCGGGTTCTGAAATACTGTCATGAGCACGGCATCAAGGTGGTGCCGCGCGGCTCCGGCACCTCGCTGTCCGGCGGCGCGCTGCCGATCGCCGACGGCGTGCTGCTCGGCCTCGGCAAGTTCAAGCGCATCCGCGAGATTGATTTCGACAACCGCGTCGTGGTGACCGAGCCCGGCGTCACCAACCTCGCCATCAGCCAGGCGGTGGCGCATGCCGGCTTCTACTACGCGCCCGATCCATCCTCACAGATCGCCTGCTCGATCGGCGGCAATGTCGCTGAAAATTCCGGCGGCGTGCACTGCCTGAAATACGGCATGACCACCAACAACGTGCTCGGTTGCGAGATCGTGCTGATGTCCGGCGAAATTTTGCGGATTGGCGGCAAGGCGGCGGAGAATTCCGGCTACGACCTGATGGGCATCATCACCGGATCGGAAGGACTGCTCGGCGTCATCACCGAGATCACGGTGCGCATCCTGCAGAAGCCGGAGACGGCGCGCGCGCTGATGGTCGGCTTCGCCGAGGTCGAGGCCGCCGGCGAATGCGTCGCGCGCATTATCGGCGCCGGCATCATTCCGGGCGGCATGGAGATGATGGACAAGCCGGCGATTCACGCCGCCGAAGCTTTTGTTCATGCCGGCTATCCGCTCGAGGTCGAGGCGCTCCTGATCATCGAGCTCGATGGCCCCCAGATCGAAGTCGACGAGCTGATCAAGCGCGTCGAGGCGATCGCCAAGGGCTGCGGTTCGGTGACGCTCCAGATCTCGACATCGGAGGCCGAGCGCAATCTGTTCTGGGCCGGCCGCAAGGCGGCGTTCCCGGCAGTCGGGCGGATCTCGCCCGACTATCTCTGCATGGACGGCACCATCCCGCGCGGCGCATTGCCGAAGGCGCTGGCGCGCATCCGCGACCTCTCGGTCAAATACGATCTGCGCGTCGCCAACGTGTTTCATGCCGGCGACGGCAATCTGCACCCGCTGATTCTCTACGACGCCAACAAGCCCGGCGAGATCGAACGCGCCGAAGCCTTCGGCGCCGACATCCTGCGCGCCTGCGTCGAGTTCGGCGGCGTGCTGACTGGCGAGCATGGCGTCGGCATCGAGAAGCGCGACCTGATGCCGGAGATGTTCTCGGAAATCGACCTCAACCAGCAGCAGCGCCTGAAATGCGCCTTCGATGCGCATGGCCTGCTCAATCCCGGCAAGGTGTTTCCGACCCTGCACCGCTGCGCCGAACTCGGCCGCATGCACGTCCATGCCGGCAAGCTGGCGTTCCCTGATTTGCCGAGGTTTTAG
- a CDS encoding FAD-binding protein, whose translation MDTLKVRDAKDVEDVVRAAIASEQPLEIIGHGTKRLIGQPMATNAVLDASDLNAVTSYEPNELIITVQSGAPLADVQSLIDSKNQQFAFEPMDTSVLLGVSGNGTIGGMIGAGLAGPRRIRAGGARDHLLGAEAVSGFGDSFKTGGKVVKNVTGYDLCKLLTGSWGTLAVMTEVTLKVMPKPESERTLVLAGLDDLAANLAMTAALGSPYDVSGAAHVPYQVFGSAAGALARLGAAGRAVTLLRLEGIAASVADRAGSLGKALAAFGAVEMLQDGASAAIWAEIRDAEPFAASGARGLWPVWRIVCPPASGGALGKALASESEGDVIYDWGGGLIWAALPPKPDAQAALVRARVAAAGGHAALIRAPDEVRRKVEVFHPQAPGIAALSERVRNSFDPKIILNRGRMARMAAP comes from the coding sequence GTGGACACCCTGAAAGTACGCGACGCCAAGGACGTCGAAGACGTGGTGCGCGCGGCGATCGCGAGCGAGCAGCCGCTTGAGATCATCGGCCATGGCACCAAACGCCTGATCGGTCAGCCGATGGCAACCAATGCCGTGCTCGATGCCTCTGATCTGAATGCGGTCACCTCCTACGAGCCGAACGAATTGATCATCACGGTTCAATCAGGTGCGCCGCTTGCCGACGTGCAGTCGCTGATCGATTCCAAGAACCAGCAATTCGCCTTCGAGCCGATGGATACGTCGGTGCTGCTGGGCGTATCCGGCAACGGCACCATCGGCGGCATGATCGGGGCCGGGCTCGCCGGCCCGCGCCGTATCAGGGCCGGTGGGGCGCGCGACCACCTGCTCGGCGCGGAGGCGGTGTCCGGCTTCGGCGACAGCTTCAAGACCGGCGGCAAGGTGGTGAAGAATGTCACCGGCTATGATCTCTGCAAGCTCCTGACGGGCTCATGGGGCACGCTCGCAGTCATGACCGAGGTCACGCTGAAAGTGATGCCGAAACCGGAGAGCGAGCGCACGCTGGTGCTTGCCGGGCTCGACGATCTCGCGGCCAACCTGGCGATGACCGCGGCGCTCGGCTCGCCCTATGACGTATCCGGCGCCGCGCATGTCCCGTATCAGGTGTTCGGTTCCGCAGCCGGCGCGCTGGCGCGCCTCGGGGCTGCGGGGCGGGCGGTGACCCTGCTGCGGCTGGAAGGTATCGCCGCTTCGGTAGCCGACCGCGCCGGCTCGCTCGGCAAGGCGCTCGCGGCGTTCGGCGCGGTGGAGATGCTGCAGGACGGCGCCTCGGCGGCGATCTGGGCCGAAATCCGCGACGCCGAGCCGTTCGCCGCCAGCGGCGCCCGCGGGCTGTGGCCGGTATGGCGGATCGTCTGTCCGCCGGCTTCCGGCGGCGCGCTCGGCAAGGCTCTGGCGAGCGAATCCGAAGGCGACGTGATCTACGATTGGGGCGGCGGCCTGATCTGGGCTGCGCTGCCGCCGAAGCCGGATGCGCAAGCCGCGTTGGTCCGCGCGCGGGTCGCAGCCGCGGGCGGCCATGCCGCCCTGATCCGGGCGCCCGACGAAGTCAGACGGAAGGTCGAAGTCTTCCATCCGCAGGCTCCCGGCATTGCCGCCCTGAGCGAGCGCGTGCGCAACAGCTTCGATCCCAAGATCATCCTCAACCGCGGCCGGATGGCGCGGATGGCAGCACCATGA
- the glcF gene encoding glycolate oxidase subunit GlcF, giving the protein MKTEFSLAQLADPDIAVADKILRACVHCGFCTATCPTYVLLGDELDSPRGRIYLIKEMLEKDKPPTAEVVKHIDRCLSCLACMTTCPSGVHYMHLVDQARVRIERDYSRPLLERALRAVLALVLPRPKLFRTSMIMARFARPFAALLPAPNTATPTLLRRIKAMLALAPKSLPAPGPAGGSVFPAEGERRGRVALLQGCAQQVLAPRINQAAISLLTRHGIEVVLVKDEQCCGALTHHLGQDADALARARANVTVWKKELEQGGLDAILITASGCGTVIKDYGFMLREDRDFASPAAQISALAKDITEFLGGIELAPTTQKGDVTIAYHSACSLQHGQKITGLPKELLSKNGFVVKDVPESHLCCGSAGTYNILQPDIASRLRDRKVANIATVKPDMIAAGNIGCMVQIAGGTSVPVVHTIELLDWATGGPKPGSLTGLN; this is encoded by the coding sequence ATGAAAACCGAATTCTCCCTCGCCCAGCTCGCCGATCCCGATATCGCGGTGGCCGACAAGATCCTGCGCGCCTGCGTGCATTGCGGGTTCTGCACCGCGACCTGTCCGACCTATGTGCTGCTCGGCGACGAGCTCGATAGCCCGCGCGGGCGGATCTACCTGATCAAGGAGATGCTGGAAAAGGACAAGCCGCCGACGGCGGAGGTGGTCAAGCATATCGACCGCTGCCTCTCCTGCCTGGCCTGCATGACCACCTGTCCCTCGGGCGTGCACTACATGCACTTGGTCGATCAGGCGCGGGTCCGCATCGAGCGCGACTATTCACGGCCGCTTCTCGAGCGGGCGCTGCGCGCGGTGCTGGCGCTGGTGCTGCCGCGGCCAAAGCTGTTTCGCACCAGCATGATCATGGCGCGGTTCGCCCGCCCGTTTGCCGCCCTGCTGCCGGCGCCGAATACGGCGACGCCCACCCTGCTCAGGCGAATCAAGGCGATGCTGGCGCTGGCGCCGAAAAGCCTTCCCGCGCCGGGGCCGGCGGGCGGCAGCGTGTTTCCGGCTGAGGGCGAGCGGCGCGGGCGGGTCGCGCTGCTGCAGGGCTGCGCCCAGCAGGTGCTGGCGCCGCGCATCAACCAGGCCGCCATCAGCCTTTTGACGCGCCACGGCATCGAGGTGGTGCTGGTCAAGGACGAGCAATGCTGCGGCGCGCTCACCCATCATCTCGGGCAGGATGCCGACGCGCTGGCGCGGGCGCGCGCCAACGTCACGGTGTGGAAAAAAGAGCTGGAACAAGGGGGCCTCGACGCCATCCTGATCACGGCATCGGGCTGCGGCACCGTCATCAAGGACTATGGTTTCATGCTGCGCGAGGATCGCGATTTCGCTAGCCCTGCAGCGCAAATCTCCGCGCTGGCAAAGGATATCACGGAATTTCTCGGCGGCATTGAACTCGCGCCAACGACGCAAAAAGGCGACGTCACAATCGCCTATCACTCGGCATGTTCGCTGCAACATGGGCAGAAAATCACAGGGCTTCCGAAAGAATTGCTTTCCAAGAATGGATTCGTGGTGAAAGATGTGCCTGAGAGCCATTTGTGTTGCGGTTCGGCGGGGACCTACAACATTCTCCAGCCTGACATTGCGAGCAGATTGCGCGATCGAAAGGTCGCCAATATTGCGACAGTCAAACCGGACATGATCGCTGCGGGCAATATTGGATGCATGGTTCAGATTGCCGGCGGTACGTCAGTTCCTGTGGTGCACACGATTGAGCTTCTCGATTGGGCGACGGGAGGTCCAAAGCCTGGATCGTTAACAGGATTGAATTGA
- a CDS encoding TorF family putative porin → MKKLALLATALAMVSGSALAADLRVKAVKAPPPPAFDPWDIAFGAGITNDYIFRGITQSNHKPSVNAYFEPRFNVTKDFQLYVGLGAASISFPNRAAAEVDAYGGARYTLGSWAFDIGAWGYLYPGGTCHYGAATDTAGVPLSNECQINALLNGNVIKKDLSFFEVYGKVNYTFNDNFSLGGNVYYTPSFLNSGAEGTYASIVGKAIAPSAWFGATGIGMYVSGEFGRQWLGTSSSFYGVPAFPNGINYADYNTWNIGIGFTYKVFTLDFRYSDTNLSKGDCNAFTSDFAARGNINGTNLGSFVTPINPSGVGSNWCGAAGIVKLSADLTAMTNLK, encoded by the coding sequence ATGAAGAAACTGGCTTTGTTAGCAACGGCGCTGGCAATGGTATCGGGCTCGGCTCTCGCGGCGGATTTGCGCGTGAAGGCCGTCAAGGCCCCGCCGCCGCCGGCCTTCGATCCCTGGGATATCGCCTTCGGCGCCGGGATCACCAACGACTACATCTTCCGCGGCATCACCCAGTCCAACCACAAGCCTTCGGTGAACGCCTATTTCGAGCCGCGTTTCAACGTCACCAAGGACTTCCAGCTCTATGTCGGCCTCGGTGCGGCCAGCATCTCCTTCCCGAACCGCGCCGCAGCTGAAGTCGACGCCTACGGCGGCGCCCGCTACACACTCGGCTCGTGGGCGTTCGACATCGGCGCCTGGGGCTATCTGTATCCGGGCGGCACCTGCCATTACGGTGCAGCGACTGACACCGCGGGCGTGCCGCTCAGCAACGAGTGCCAGATCAACGCCCTGCTCAACGGCAACGTCATCAAGAAGGACCTCAGCTTCTTCGAGGTCTATGGCAAGGTGAACTACACCTTCAACGACAACTTCTCGCTGGGCGGCAACGTCTATTACACGCCGAGCTTCCTCAACAGCGGCGCCGAAGGCACCTACGCCTCGATCGTCGGCAAGGCGATCGCACCGAGCGCCTGGTTCGGCGCCACCGGCATCGGCATGTACGTGTCGGGCGAGTTCGGCCGCCAGTGGCTGGGCACCTCGAGCTCGTTCTATGGCGTCCCGGCGTTCCCGAACGGCATCAACTATGCCGACTACAACACCTGGAACATCGGCATCGGCTTCACCTACAAGGTGTTCACGCTGGACTTCCGTTACTCCGACACCAACCTGTCGAAGGGTGACTGCAACGCCTTCACCAGCGACTTCGCGGCGCGCGGCAACATCAACGGAACGAACCTCGGCAGCTTCGTGACCCCGATCAATCCGTCGGGCGTCGGTTCGAACTGGTGCGGCGCCGCCGGCATCGTCAAGCTGTCGGCCGACCTGACCGCGATGACCAACCTGAAGTAA